Sequence from the Collinsella aerofaciens ATCC 25986 genome:
ATCTAAGGGATCCGACAAAGCTCGATCGCAAGCTCAAGGTCGCCGGCGTGCCGCGTGCGTGCTGAGGCAGTTGCAAGGCGTTTGGCTGCACGGGCGTGGAAAATCAGACGGACGAGCGTGGAAATCTGGACGTTTGTTGAATGAGCGTGGATAATCTCCCATTTTTGGCTCGTAAGGGGGCCCAAAGTGGGAGATTTTCCACACTCATCTTGCGGGTGCGAAACAGCGGCGATCAGGCGCTGACGATGTGGGGTAGTGGCAGGTCGTGAGCGTCGGTGGGAACGCGGTCGACACGCTGCTCGTCAAAGGCGATGCCGATGATTTGGCATGCGGGCGAGAGCATGGGCAGGTAGCGGTCGTAGCAACCGCCGCCGTAGCCCAGGCGCGCGCCGGTTTGGTCGAAGGCCACGAGCGGCACGACGATCATGTCGAGAGCTTCGGCAGGCACGATAGGGAAGTGGTTGCTGTCGATGTCCGTGGCCGCAAAGGCCCGCGTAGGGTGGGCGATAAACGGAGCCGCGGACGCATCGTCGGCGGCAACTGCCCGCATACACATGCGCTGGCCACAAGCTGCGGCATCAATTGCCGAGAGCATGCACGGATAGGCTACGCGCCAGCCGCGCACGGCGGCCGCAGCGGCAAACGCGGCAGGGTCTGCCTCGGAACCCATCGCGGCATAGACGGCAACGGTGCGCGGCGCCGCGGAATCCGAGCGATCCAACAGCTCAACAAGCCGCGCACAGATAATGGTAGACTTCGCCGTCCGCACATCCAAATCAAGAGCATCGCGCTGGGCAATCACCGCCCGCCGCAACTCAGCCTTGTCCATCCCGGCTCCCTCTCCCAAACCTGCCAAAAAGGGACAGGTTTATTTTGGTAGGTTTTATCTGGGCAAACGCGATAAAGACGGCAAAACCACCACGAAGGTGCTGTCCCCTTTGTGGTGGTTTTGCTTGTCGTGCCTTAGCCCAGCAGGTCGACTACGTTGAAGCCGGCGTTGCTCTTGGCGATGACGTCTCGGCCGCCAAAGACGCAGGTGGGCGACTCGGCTGCGATGCGCGTCACGTCGGCGCCGAGCGAGCGCAGCTCAACGGGCGTGGCGGCGAGCATCTGGGCGCGACGCTCCTCGCGCGCATGCGGATCGAGCCCGGCCAGGTAGGTCGTGTTGCGGCGCTTGGTGAGCGCGTACGGCTTCACTGGCGCGTCCATACCGCTCACACAGCTCACGATAAAGCCCTCAAAGGCGGCCTCGTCAGGCTCAAAGCTGCCGAGCCATTCGCCTGCGCGCGCCACGCGCTCAATCGAGGGGTCGATTGCCGGGTCGCGGTAGGTGTAGAACGCCGTCTGACGCTCACCGGCCGCGCGGAATCCGCAGCCGTACGCACCGCCCTTAACGCGGATCTCGTTCCACAGGTAGTCGTAGGAGAGCGCGTTGGCGGCAACCGCCCAGGCGCCCGTCACGTCAATGCCCAGGCGACGCGGGTCGCACGCGCTTGCCGCAAAGCAGATGTCACTGGGGATGACAAAGGCCTCGTGGCAGTCGCGCGGCGTCGGCACCACGAGCGCGTTGCGGCCGGCATCGGTGCTGTCGCCAGCGCCCAGCCCCAGGTCGCCAGCAGCATTCCAGTACGCGTCAAAGTCCTCGTTGCTGCCGGTAAAGCTCGCCATGCAGCCATCGGCCACAAAGATGCGCTCCGCCAGCTCGGCAAGCTTGGTACGCAGCCCGTCCACGCGCTCGTCAAAGTGCTCGAGCAGATCGCGCAGGAACAGGTAGAAATCCACGCCCGAAAGCTGCTCGCGCACCACGGCCGAAGGCGAGCTGTAGCTCATCGCGCGACCGAGCGCCGCCGAGTGGCCGTTGTTGATAAAGCCCTGCTCAAGCCCAATGCGAATCTGCGTGAGCACGTCGCGCATGCGGTCGGCATCGGCATCTGCCAAAAGCGTGCTCGACCACACCTCGCGCGGCAGGCTCGCCAGCGCATCGATCTTCTCGGACAGGGCGCCGGCGCTCACCAGCAGGTAGGGGCGCACGCCGTCCACGTCGGGCTGGGTCATGACTTCGGTCGTAAAGCTCAAAAAGCCCAGTTTGCCGGCGAGCAAGTTGTCGAGCTCCTCGGCCGAGTGCTCGCTCGTGGGCAGCTGTTTGAGCAGGCGGCAGAGCAGCGTCACATAGGGCAGGTCTTCAAACGCGACGCAGCTCAGGTCGAAATACTGCATGGCGTAGGCCAGGCGGTTGGTGGGGATGTCGTGGCGCAGGCAGGGGATGGGCGCAGTCGTGTCTACGACCAGCGGAGGCTCGGGGCGCGCCTCGCCAATGTCGGACACGCGCAGGCGCGGCAGCGTGGCCTTGGCCTCGGGCGTGTCCTCGGCCTCCTGCGCGGCACGCAGCGCAGCTGTGCGCTCGACCACGTCGGCCAGCTCGGCATCGGTCATGGCATCGCGCTTGGCTGCCAGCTCGGCGGCCTCGGCGATCTCCGCGCCCTCGGCGGCGTCCACCGGCACCAGCTCGACCAGTGCCATGTGATCGTTCTGCAGCACCAGCTCGCGCAGCAGGTCCTCAAAGTAGCTGCCGTCCAGGTCGCCGCGCAGCTCCTCATACACTGGACCGTACTTGAGCGCCAGCGTCGCGGCGTCGTCATCGTAGAGCCATGTGCTCAGCGCGTCGCACGCAATGGCCACGCCGTCGGCGATACCGTAGTCGCGCTGGCGCAGGTCGTATTCGTTGCTGCTGATGATGGCTTCCAGGCGCTCGCGCGGAACGCCATGCTCGCATAGGTCGCGGCAGGCGTCCTGGAACACGCGACGCAGCTCGCGCGCCACGCCGGGCTGCGCGTTTTGCAGCATGATGAGCTCGTAGGGCTGCAGGCTCTCGGCCGCGGTGTAGCTCACCACGTTGCCGCCCAGGCCGGCGGCCAGAATGGCCTTCTTAACCGGCGCTTCGTTGGAACCCAGCAGTGCTTCAAACAGGATATCCGCCGCGATCGTGCGTTTGCGGTCGAGCGCGCTGCCCAGCACCAGGCCCAAGCCCACCAGGGCGTTCTCGGGTGTAGTGGCCATCTCGACGCGCTTGTACTCGCAGGTCACGGGTGGCCTGCACGCCCAGCGGATTGGGCGCCAGCGCGGAGGGGCCTCGCCGGCGGCAACGGCGGCGTCCATGCGGCGGCTCGCGGCACTCGACTGCGACAGATAACGCTCGTCCAAAAAGGCCAGGGCGCGGTCCACGTCCAGGTCGCCGTAGAGCGTTATATAGGAGTTGGAAGGATTGTAGTGGCGTGCGTGCGTATCCAGGAACTGCTCGTAGGTGAGCGCGGGAATCGCACGCGGGTCGCCGCCGCTCTCGTGCGCATAGGCGGTGTCGGGATAGAGCGCGGCGTTGACAGCATCGTCCAGCACGCTCATGGGATCGGACAGCGCGCCCTTCATCTCGTTGAACACCACGCCGTTATAGCGCAGGGTGCCCTCGCGCAGGCTCGCGGAGCCGCCCTCGCCATCGCCCTCGGCGTCCTCCGGCAGGTCCAGCTCGTAGTGCCAGCCCTCCTGCTCAAAAATGGTGGACTTGGTGTAGATGGCCGGGTTGAACACCGCGTCCAGATACACGTCCATCAGGTTGTACAGATCCTGCTCGTTGGTGGTGGCAACGGGGTAGATGGTCTTGTCGGGGTAGGTCATGGCGTTGAGAAACGTCTGCATGGAGCTCTTGATCAGGTCGACAAACGGCTCCTTGACGGGGAACTTTGCCGATCCGCACAGGACCGAGTGCTCAAGAATATGGAACACGCCGGTGGAATCGGCCGGCGGCGTCTTAAAGCCAATGGCAAAGGCCTTGTTTTCGTCGTCGCATGCCAGGTACAGCAGGCGAGCGCCCGAGGCGGTGTGGCGCAGCACGTAGGCGTCCGAGTCGAGCTCGGGCACGGTCTCGCGGCGCTCGACGGCAAAGCCGTGGCAGGTAGTGCCGGGCACCAGCAGTGCGGCGGCAGCGGCGCGCGGGTCGGTTGAGGTGGTGGGCATATGCAGTCTCCTTTGACGCCCCAGCGGGGGCGAATCGAGTCGAATCCTCGAGAGTATACCCATATGGGGCCGCGACCCTGCGGCGAACTGGAGACGATGCCAGCGGATTGGGCGAAGGGCTCGCGTGCCCGCCGCACGAGCGTGGAAAATTGGACACTCGCCAAACGAGAGTGGATATTCGGACGGACGAGCGAGGATTTCCGGATACCTATCGAACGAGAGTGGATATTTGGACGGAATTTGCCGCAAAAGCCCCAAAAACCGTCCAAATATCCACTCTCGATATCCGACCGTCCGAAAATCCTCGCTCGTCCATCACTCGCGTATCTCTCGTCCCTCATTCGTCTCTAATATGAGAGATGACAGGAAGATGAGAGAAAAATATGAGAGATAACTGAGCAGCAAAGAGACAGGCAATCATGGTATTGTCTCAATACCAATTGTTCTACCAGCAAAAATATGTATAAATGAAGCAAATGGTAGACATTCCATCTCTCATCTATCTCTCTATCTCTAAGCCGAGAGATAGAGAGATAGATGAGAGATAATTTCGAGAGATAACTGAGAGACGAGGGAAATCTATCCGCGGCATTCTCCGCAGGACCGAGCGAAAGGACGTGCAGATGAACGAAAACGAGCTGACCGGTCTGCTTGAGTCTTTAAGGCGTATGGGCTCGGATGATCTTAACGTCGAAGTGAAGGAGAGCGCCACGACGCTTTCCCGCGATGTGTGGGAAACGGTGAGCGCATTCGCGAACACTGCCGGCGGAATCATCGTGCTCGGAGTGAGTGAGCGCGCAGGTTTTGTCCCGGTTGAGAACTTCGAGACCGAGAAAGTGCTCAACCAATTTGTGTCAGGCATGGGTGATGCGGGCGGTCGAGGAAAGCTGGCCAATCCGCCTAAATACACGATCGAGCGAGTGGAGCTTCAGGGCGTCATCGTTCTCGTCATTGCGATTGAGGAGCTCGATCCGTCGAGCAAGCCCTGCTATGTCATAGAGCGGGGCGCCCAGGGCGGCAGCTACAAGCGCATCGATGACAAAGATGTGCCGCTTTCATCGACCGAGGTGCTCGCATTGGCGTCATACGGTCGAGCGACTCCGAGCGATCGGGACGCGGTGGCGGGTGCGGGCGCGGACAATCTCGACGAGACGCTGGTCGACCGTACGATAGATCGGGCTTTCTCGTTGACGCCCCGGGCAATGCGCGGCGCGCCGGACAAACAAACGAAGCTGGAGCGCCTAAATATCCTTGATTCCCAGGGCAATGTCACCAAGGCTGGACTCCTAGTTGTGGGCACCTACCCTCAGCAGTTCTATCCCAAGCTCTTCATTGACGTGGCTGTCCATGCGGGAACTCAGAAGGGCATGGCGGGGTCGCTGAGGTTCATGGACCGCACAATCTGTGAGGGAACGTTGGGCGAGATGATCTCGGATGCCGTCGCAGCCGTCGCCAAGAATTTGCGGCGAACCTCGACCGTCCAAGGCGTCTCGCGTGTCGACTCGCTTGAGATTCCCGAGGAGGTTCTGCGCGAGGCAATCGCCAACGCCGTAATCCATCGAGAATACGGGGATCGGTTCTGTGGACAATCGATTGCCGTCGACGTCTTTGATGATCGTGTCGAGGTGACAAATCCTGGCGGCCTTTACGGGGGAAAGACTCGCGAGAACTTGTTTGACGGCAGCTCCCGATGCCGTAACGCGACGCTTGTGAAGCTCATGTCGATTGTCCCGCTGCCGGATGGCGCAGGTTCGCCGGCTGAGGGCAATGGCTCGGGCATCCCGATGATGATCGATGCCATGCGCGCGCATGGTCTGGCCGGGCCCCTGTTCTGCCCGGGATTCGATCGGTTCAAGGTCGTACTTTACCGTTCAAAGATCGAGCCGGTCGATCATGGCGGGGGCTTAATTGTGACGGCACTCAAACACTACGGCGAGCTGGGGACGCGCGAGCTGGCAGAGCACACAGGGCTCACAATTTCCCAGGTTAGGTCGCGCGTCAACGCGCTCATTGCTCAAGGCGAGCTTGAGCCCACGGCGCCGGCGACGAGCCGCAACCGCAAGTATCGACTGTCGGAGCGCGTGGGATAGATGCGTTAGTGGACGAGGCGACCCAATAATCGACCCTCGATTGGCGTCCATTAAGGTAAAGCGGTTGTTGCCCAGTCGACGGTGATGCTAAAGACTCGGCTTACGCCGGCATGGCCCCGAACCCGTCTATCAGGAACAGCCTAAGAACCAGCTTGATGACATTTCCCGGTTTGACTTCTGCCGCGTCAAAGACGTGGCGCTCGGCGAGCTCGCTGCAGTATGCATAGATGTCGCGGATAAGGTCCGCGCCCGAGAGCGTAAACATGTAGCCTGCGTCCGAAAGCGCATTGGGCGCGGCAGGCAACTTGGCCATGTGGCAGAACGTTTGCAGGTCGGGCGCCATAACGTTCTGGTAGTCGAGGTGGCCGTTGGCATCCTGCGCGGCAACCTCCAATTGGCGCACAAAATCCAGCGCCGCCGCTAACACAAAGCTCGGCGTAGGCGCATTGACGTCCTGAGTGGTCGCCACAAGCCTGCCCGCCGCCTGCGTGACAAGCCAAGCGACCTCGCGCTGGCAACGCACGGCCTTGCGCGTAACCGGCTTGATGGACGAAGAAGAAACGCTTCCCTTAGGCGGATTCGAAACAGCCACAAGAACCTCCCATGAACGACCCGGCCCAACAAGCCCGGATGAAACACGTGCTACATCAGTATACAGGGAAGTGGGGTAGCGGGGTACAAGCGCGCCAGCGGCAAACCGAGAGCATCAACGATGTGCCGATCGCGGAATGAGATCTCGTAATAATTGACTCTCGGCCATATTATTGAGGGGCATGACTCGCGTTCGTATGGTTGTAGGTGCTGGCGATGAACGACATTGACCTTGCTGTTCCGTTGATGGATGGACCAAGCTATGACCGCGCCTGCAGTCTCGTGCCTTCCGAATACGTTGAGGCATGGGAGTGGTTTCTGGGTGAGGAACAGCGCGGCGGCGTTTGGACCAGCCTTCCGCACCACACCAAGGAAGATAGTCCTCAGTATCAGTACCGTTTGAGAATTGGCTCGGACTTCTTTCCCGTAACGCGGGATTCAGGGATCTTCTGGCCGGGCCAGGATCGGGTGAAGCAAGATCCCAATAAGATCTTTGCGCTTTCGGTCCATAACTCTAAAAAGAGCTTCTACACCGATGTGCCTCCGCTCTATTTGGATGACGGTACGTGGGTCATTAAGTATTCGGTCCAAGCGCCAGGAGCCGTTGGTTCTCGAGACCAGAATTACAACCGTAAAATGCTCAACTGCATGGAATGTGGCGTCCCAGTCGGAGTCATATTTGCAACCGAGGTGGGCTATAAGGTGCTCGGCCTTGCGTTTGTTGAGCGGTTCGAGCCCGAAAATGGATGGTTTGTTCTGCACGGTCCTGTTCATAAAGGCGGACCGGACCCTCGTTTTGCGCCCGACATGAGTTATCTGAAGCACATACCCGTCGATATTGAGTTTGCCGGACAGGGTGCGACCGACGACGAAAAGGTCCGCTATGCGTTAAGGCGCGAGCGATTGGGGCAGCAATGGTTCCGCAAGCAGCTCGTTGCCGCCTATGATGGCCGTTGCGCGGTGTCGGACTGCGGCGTCAGTGAAGCTCTGGAGGCTGCACATATCGAGAATTACTCGGGACCCAAATCGCAGGTTGCCAGCAACGGTATTCTGCTTCGGCGCGATCTTCATTCCCTATTTGATGCTCACCTGATTTCGTTTGAGCCTGTTTGCGGCGAATATCGGCTGTGCGGATCGTACCTGCTGGATAAGACCGACTACGCTTCCTTTGCGGGTGCGACGCTAAGGCAGCCGGATGAGCGTCAGTGGCGACCCGATACGGTGTTTCTTGAGGCCCATCGCATTGAGTTCGATCGCTCGGAAAAGAAGCGTGAAAAGGCGGGGCTTCTGCCGTATTAGCGTATTTGGCTTTGGCATTCTTTGACGATCGTGTTGTTTGATCGGATCGCGTGGCGATGCAATCTCGCGCACGCCCGCCGGTGCATGCTCTTCCTGATTTGTATAGCGAGAGGGGAGCGTATATGAGCTGGCGAGGCGATATTGCGATGGGGAAGTACGGAAAACTGCCGTGTGCCCTTATAGACAACAATATGTTTCCGAGCGTAGAGGTTGATTGCGCGTCGTTTGTCGTCACCTGCCCTTGCTGCGGCTCGCAAATACCGTGTCTCGACATTCGGTTCATCGATGCACGTGACAGGTTCAGCGACGAAGTGAGGAAACGTACGGGCGTTCATATGCCGGTGTATCCGGAGAAATGCCCTGTTTGTGGCCTCGATATCGTGTACGACGCCGGCGACGAGGGATAGGTGATGCGGAGGAGTTGGCTGTGAGTGTCTTTTGCCTCTACAAATAAATCCCCTCACCGAGTTGCTTGTGGAACTCGGCGTGATGGTCGCGTGCCCAGGTAAAGAGCGCCTGGTCAAAGTCGGTGCGCGTGGCCGGGACGCCAAATACGCCGGCAACTTCGACGCGCACAAACTCCAGTGCCGGCAGCTTGTTGATGGCAGTGAGGGCAAATGGGGACGAGGGCTCCTCGAACAGATAGCGGCTGCCTTGCAGCGCGTCGCAACTGGTGCACGTGTTGCCGAGCGACGGGGCTTTGGAGGCTCGCGCGCCTACGGGCTTGTAGCCGCAGCGCTTATGAAGGTAGTCGCGGATCTCGCCCGGCACGCAGCCAAGAGCGGGCACGATGGCGAGTGCGTTGGCGTTGGCCGTGTCGATGGCAATGTGCCCGGCTTCGTTGGGCGCGTGCGCGATGGCGATGCTCTCGTCGTTATCGGTTCGATAGGGAATGCCGAAGGCCGCGACTGAGGTCTCTTTGTGACACTTCCAGCATTCGCGCTTGCCCAGTACTAGATATATATACGGCGCTGAGGGGTCGGATCGGTCAACACCGGGCAGCCACTCGGCAAAGGGCTCGGGGTTGACGCCGCTGGGTACATACCAGATCTTCTTGGTCCGGTCCCATTTGGCGCCCAGCGCCTTGGCTTCTTCTTTGTGCGAAAAGGGGACATCGAGCTCGGTGCGCATGGCGGCTCCTTGGTGCTGCAGGTGCAAGTGGCTCAAGGATACCGCAGGACGCAGACATCGCGGCGTTTTGCTGAGAAGTTGCGGCTCGGATGGGTTCGAGACGTGTTGGTCTCGGCCTCGGTGACTATTGGGGCGGTTTTGATTGACTGCGGAGTCAGCCGGGATAGGCACTTGGGTCGCTGACGCGGTTTTGTGTATGGGCAGGGTGGTTGCTTGGGCGGTTGGAGCTGCCAGCTGATTTGGCGACATAAAACAAAACAGCCCAGAGGACATAGCCTCTGAGCTGCGAACATTTGGTGGGCGTTAGAAGATTTGAACTTCTGACCTCTTCCGTGTCAGGGAAGCGCTCTCCCCCTGAGCTAAACGCCCGATCAAGGGTGCGCAAGCGCGCAAGGGATAATATAACGGAGCCTGAACTCGGTGGCAAGAACATTTTTAAAAATCGCTTACATTGTGGAATTCGGGGGCTTTGTCGCATCCATTTCAAAAGAGCCTGCTGCCGCGATTTGGCTGTCGCATAATGCAAGGCCATTGCGGTATCGAGCTATGGAAAGACGCCTGCGGAATTGTCCTACCGATAAGCGGACAAGCCTCCAGCTGGTGACTTCGCCGTGGTAAGGTAAGCCGAATTGTTTCCAGGCTGTTTCGGGGGAGTGGAATGAGCAAAGAGTGTGTCGAGCAGGTCGAAGGCGCAGGGGCTTCGGTGCCGATGACCGATATATCGAACATTGATGTGCCCGAGGGCACCGACGAGCTCAGCCGCAACACCCGTCGCGCATGGCGCGACCGCCTGAACAGCGCTTCGACGCGCAAGATGATCACGGGCGTCTTGGCTACGCTGGTGGGCGGTTCGTTTTGGGGCTTCTCGGGCACCAGCGCGAGTTTTTTGTTCGATACCTACCATGTCGATACGTTGTGGCTTATGAGCATACGGCAGATTCTCGCCGGTCTACTCTTTATGGCCGTGGTTGTTACGCGCGACCGCGAGCGCCTGATTAAGCTCTGGACCACACCCGCCGATCGCAAGCAGCTGCTGCTCTTTACCGCCTTTGGCCTGCTGTTCAACCAGTTTTGCTATCTTTCGGCCGTGCGCCTGACGAACGCCGGAACCGCGACGGTGCTCCAGTGCCTGCAGCTCGTTATCATCATGGGCTACGCCTGCGTGACCGATCGCCGTATGCCGCGTACTCGCGAAGTCATCGGCATTGGCCTGGCTCTGGGTGGAACCTTTTTAATCGCCACCGGCGGCGATCCCACCAGCCTGAATATCTCGCCGCTTGGCCTGGCAGCAGGTCTTATGTGTGCGGTCAGCGCCGCGTGTATGGCGGTGATTCCCGCCAAGATCCTGCCCGAATACGGCAGCCCCATCGTCACGGGCTCGGCAATGCTCACGGCGGGCGTGGTCTCGTGCGTCTTCGAGCAGCCCTGGGCGCATATGCCGGCGCTCGACGCTGCCGGCATCGAGGCGCTCGCGGTGTTCGTGGTTATCGGCTCGTTTTTTGCTTACATGCTTTATATGCAGGGCGTTAAGGACATCGGCTCGGTGCGCGCGAGCCTCATCGGAACTGTGGAGCCCGTCTCGGCGACCATCACCAGCGCCGTTATGCTGGGGACGGTGTTTTTGCCGACCGACCTTATCGGCTTTGTCATGATCATCGTGATGATGTTCCTCACGGTGTAGCTGGCGCCGCCGCCAAGACAGAAAAGGTGTTGTGCCGCATTTCCGCCAATTGATGTCCGTGTCTGGAGTTTAGCTGTCGATGCTCAAAATGCCATAAACTAGTAACGTTATGGACTTTTTCATTGCGACTCAATTGCGAGGATTTCTTTATGGCTGGTAATCACTTTAAGGGCAGCGATAGCGGCCGCCCTGCAGTTCCGCCGCGTTCGAACGGGGCTGGTAAGGCCGGCACGCCGGGCGGCGCTGGACAGGGCGGTTCCGGTAAGCGCGTGTCCCCGGGCGAGACGGCGATGTTTACCGCTCTGTACGAGCAGTCTCAAAAGGCAAAAAAGACCGGCCGTGCAAGAGGGAATGTCTTTGCGGGCGGTGCAACCTCCGCGTCGCAGCCGAGCGGGGCTCCTTCGGTGCCTGCGAACAACGCAGGTGCTGCCAACGCCGCGAATGCTGCCGGCAACGTTAATGCCGGCAAGGCCGCCAACAATACTCCCTCTGCTGGTGGCGCGGGGCTTACGGGTAACCTTGGCACGATTTACACCGGCGCCTCCGAGACTGGCACGTTCGCCCGCCTGGATGATAGCGGTGCCGAGTTTGCGGGCTCGGGTTCCAAGGAAGATTATTACGATTTTGGCTTGAACTACGGTAGCGATGCTTCGTCGAGTTCGACCTCTGACGGTCTGGTCCGTCATCGCCATCGCAAGGGCGAGCGCAAAAAGCGTCACACTGGCGCCATTGTTGCCGCTGTAGTCGCGGTGCTTCTCGTTGTGCTTGGCGCAAGCGGCTTTATGCTGCTTAACTCGGCAAAGACCGTAAAGAGCGAAGCGAAGGAGGCTGTCGAGATCGTCGGTGGCCTTAAGGGCAAGGTCACGTCGGGCGATTTTTCGACGCTGCCTGACGACGCGAAGAAGATCGATGAGCTCTGTAACAGCATGAAGGCGGAGACCTCGAGCCCGCTGTGGGCGGCGGCTTCGTTTATCCCGGTGTATGGCAGCGATATCAATGCGGCCCGCACCATGATTGACGCCCTGTCCGATGTCTCGAGCAATGCGCTGGTTCCCATGGCCGACAACCTCTCGCAGGCTACGCCCGGCAAACTGTTCCAGGACGGCATGATTAACGTGTCCGCGCTGCAGGCGGTCGCCGATTCGCTTTCCAGCAGCTCGAAGGTGTTCAAGAGCGCCAACGAGAAGGTCCAGGGCATTGGCGATACTCATATTTCCCAGGTGACCGAGCTGGTCGATAAGGCCAAGGACGGCTTTGCCACCCTCAACGGTGCGGTTGACGCGGCGGAGAAGGTCGCCCCCGTCCTTCCCCAGATGCTCGGCGCCAACGGCCAGACGCGCAACTACCTTATGTACGCCATGAACAACGTCGAGATTCGTGCCTGCGGCGGCTTTGGCGGTTCGCAGGGCCTGATTTCGGTCACCGACGGTCAGATGTCGATTGGCGAGTTTGTTCCCCGCATTGGACTCAGCGAGGATGAGGCGGTCGAGAGCGTCGACGAAGAGGATGAGGCGCTGTTCGGCAACCACAGCAACCTGTACAACTCGGGCAATACCTATTCGCCTGATTGGCCCCGCAACTCGCAGCGTGTCGCCGCGCTGTGGAAGTCCCAGTATGGACAGGACGTTGATGGCGT
This genomic interval carries:
- a CDS encoding HNH endonuclease; amino-acid sequence: MNDIDLAVPLMDGPSYDRACSLVPSEYVEAWEWFLGEEQRGGVWTSLPHHTKEDSPQYQYRLRIGSDFFPVTRDSGIFWPGQDRVKQDPNKIFALSVHNSKKSFYTDVPPLYLDDGTWVIKYSVQAPGAVGSRDQNYNRKMLNCMECGVPVGVIFATEVGYKVLGLAFVERFEPENGWFVLHGPVHKGGPDPRFAPDMSYLKHIPVDIEFAGQGATDDEKVRYALRRERLGQQWFRKQLVAAYDGRCAVSDCGVSEALEAAHIENYSGPKSQVASNGILLRRDLHSLFDAHLISFEPVCGEYRLCGSYLLDKTDYASFAGATLRQPDERQWRPDTVFLEAHRIEFDRSEKKREKAGLLPY
- a CDS encoding insulinase family protein, coding for MPTTSTDPRAAAAALLVPGTTCHGFAVERRETVPELDSDAYVLRHTASGARLLYLACDDENKAFAIGFKTPPADSTGVFHILEHSVLCGSAKFPVKEPFVDLIKSSMQTFLNAMTYPDKTIYPVATTNEQDLYNLMDVYLDAVFNPAIYTKSTIFEQEGWHYELDLPEDAEGDGEGGSASLREGTLRYNGVVFNEMKGALSDPMSVLDDAVNAALYPDTAYAHESGGDPRAIPALTYEQFLDTHARHYNPSNSYITLYGDLDVDRALAFLDERYLSQSSAASRRMDAAVAAGEAPPRWRPIRWACRPPVTCEYKRVEMATTPENALVGLGLVLGSALDRKRTIAADILFEALLGSNEAPVKKAILAAGLGGNVVSYTAAESLQPYELIMLQNAQPGVARELRRVFQDACRDLCEHGVPRERLEAIISSNEYDLRQRDYGIADGVAIACDALSTWLYDDDAATLALKYGPVYEELRGDLDGSYFEDLLRELVLQNDHMALVELVPVDAAEGAEIAEAAELAAKRDAMTDAELADVVERTAALRAAQEAEDTPEAKATLPRLRVSDIGEARPEPPLVVDTTAPIPCLRHDIPTNRLAYAMQYFDLSCVAFEDLPYVTLLCRLLKQLPTSEHSAEELDNLLAGKLGFLSFTTEVMTQPDVDGVRPYLLVSAGALSEKIDALASLPREVWSSTLLADADADRMRDVLTQIRIGLEQGFINNGHSAALGRAMSYSSPSAVVREQLSGVDFYLFLRDLLEHFDERVDGLRTKLAELAERIFVADGCMASFTGSNEDFDAYWNAAGDLGLGAGDSTDAGRNALVVPTPRDCHEAFVIPSDICFAASACDPRRLGIDVTGAWAVAANALSYDYLWNEIRVKGGAYGCGFRAAGERQTAFYTYRDPAIDPSIERVARAGEWLGSFEPDEAAFEGFIVSCVSGMDAPVKPYALTKRRNTTYLAGLDPHAREERRAQMLAATPVELRSLGADVTRIAAESPTCVFGGRDVIAKSNAGFNVVDLLG
- a CDS encoding 5-formyltetrahydrofolate cyclo-ligase; its protein translation is MDKAELRRAVIAQRDALDLDVRTAKSTIICARLVELLDRSDSAAPRTVAVYAAMGSEADPAAFAAAAAVRGWRVAYPCMLSAIDAAACGQRMCMRAVAADDASAAPFIAHPTRAFAATDIDSNHFPIVPAEALDMIVVPLVAFDQTGARLGYGGGCYDRYLPMLSPACQIIGIAFDEQRVDRVPTDAHDLPLPHIVSA
- a CDS encoding ATP-binding protein — translated: MNENELTGLLESLRRMGSDDLNVEVKESATTLSRDVWETVSAFANTAGGIIVLGVSERAGFVPVENFETEKVLNQFVSGMGDAGGRGKLANPPKYTIERVELQGVIVLVIAIEELDPSSKPCYVIERGAQGGSYKRIDDKDVPLSSTEVLALASYGRATPSDRDAVAGAGADNLDETLVDRTIDRAFSLTPRAMRGAPDKQTKLERLNILDSQGNVTKAGLLVVGTYPQQFYPKLFIDVAVHAGTQKGMAGSLRFMDRTICEGTLGEMISDAVAAVAKNLRRTSTVQGVSRVDSLEIPEEVLREAIANAVIHREYGDRFCGQSIAVDVFDDRVEVTNPGGLYGGKTRENLFDGSSRCRNATLVKLMSIVPLPDGAGSPAEGNGSGIPMMIDAMRAHGLAGPLFCPGFDRFKVVLYRSKIEPVDHGGGLIVTALKHYGELGTRELAEHTGLTISQVRSRVNALIAQGELEPTAPATSRNRKYRLSERVG
- a CDS encoding DUF5710 domain-containing protein, whose translation is MRTELDVPFSHKEEAKALGAKWDRTKKIWYVPSGVNPEPFAEWLPGVDRSDPSAPYIYLVLGKRECWKCHKETSVAAFGIPYRTDNDESIAIAHAPNEAGHIAIDTANANALAIVPALGCVPGEIRDYLHKRCGYKPVGARASKAPSLGNTCTSCDALQGSRYLFEEPSSPFALTAINKLPALEFVRVEVAGVFGVPATRTDFDQALFTWARDHHAEFHKQLGEGIYL
- a CDS encoding DMT family transporter; the encoded protein is MSKECVEQVEGAGASVPMTDISNIDVPEGTDELSRNTRRAWRDRLNSASTRKMITGVLATLVGGSFWGFSGTSASFLFDTYHVDTLWLMSIRQILAGLLFMAVVVTRDRERLIKLWTTPADRKQLLLFTAFGLLFNQFCYLSAVRLTNAGTATVLQCLQLVIIMGYACVTDRRMPRTREVIGIGLALGGTFLIATGGDPTSLNISPLGLAAGLMCAVSAACMAVIPAKILPEYGSPIVTGSAMLTAGVVSCVFEQPWAHMPALDAAGIEALAVFVVIGSFFAYMLYMQGVKDIGSVRASLIGTVEPVSATITSAVMLGTVFLPTDLIGFVMIIVMMFLTV